The DNA window GTGCCAGATCCTCTCAGCGCTACTCGACGAAGATGACCTTTTCGGGAGTGATTCGGATGACGGTCCGTTGCTGCTCGTCGAGCGTCGACACGAGCGAGGCGGGATCCGGTCGCGGCGTATTGGAGAGCTTCGCGAATACATCCGCACTCAGTTCCGCTCGCAACGGGTCGGTTTCGATGGTCTCGGCTCTGCCGTATATGACCAGATGGGTCCGTCCGTCGG is part of the Acidimicrobiales bacterium genome and encodes:
- a CDS encoding pyridoxamine 5'-phosphate oxidase family protein yields the protein MFSSEQERYLEDHMWAVLATGRSDGSPQQSMVGYVVDGDGRLVVSAKRYTAKWKNACRNPKVSMTVPDGRTHLVIYGRAETIETDPLRAELSADVFAKLSNTPRPDPASLVSTLDEQQRTVIRITPEKVIFVE